A part of Leifsonia xyli subsp. xyli str. CTCB07 genomic DNA contains:
- a CDS encoding flagellar hook assembly protein FlgD, protein MNSIASANSTPSLYATQPTRQPVQTMGAEQFMHLLVVQLQNQDPTSPMDTAQMVQQTTQLAMMRSMQDIIRPSPATSACTRPASPRR, encoded by the coding sequence GTGAACTCCATCGCCTCGGCGAACTCCACCCCTTCCCTGTACGCCACGCAGCCGACCAGACAGCCGGTTCAGACGATGGGAGCTGAGCAGTTCATGCACCTGCTCGTCGTTCAGCTTCAGAACCAGGACCCGACCTCACCGATGGACACCGCGCAGATGGTCCAGCAGACGACGCAGCTGGCGATGATGCGATCCATGCAAGACATCATTCGGCCCTCACCAGCGACCTCGGCCTGCACCAGGCCAGCGTCGCCTCGTCGATGA
- a CDS encoding flagellar hook protein FlgE, translated as MLRSLDSGVFGLQAQQTMLDVTANNIANVNTAGFKASSVQFEDALSQVTRTASAPTDVIGGTTPAAVGLGVRAAGIDTDWTQGATQTTGKATNLTLNGDGFFVIRSAGQTQYTRAGNFTTDDSGTLVTPDGARVQGWGAAGGVVNSGVAPSTITIPLNVQSPAVATTSATATGNLPSDAAAGAVVSSSVRVHDAAGGERTLTLTFTSSGGGSWSVNAADANGATASGPLAFTAGARSTGGTLAVGGISVDMTQMTVYAGATSAGITKQNGSAAGALQSFTFDQDGTIEGSFSNGARLAIGRVAVATFSNPSGFQKAGSSAFTATADSGIPQVAADSGTGTITVGAYEGSNVDLGREFTNLIVSQRAFQASARVITTSDEILQELTQLKSR; from the coding sequence ATGCTTCGTTCTCTCGACTCCGGTGTCTTCGGCCTCCAGGCCCAGCAGACGATGCTCGACGTCACGGCCAACAACATCGCCAATGTGAACACCGCCGGGTTCAAGGCGTCCTCTGTCCAGTTCGAGGACGCGCTCTCCCAGGTGACCCGCACCGCGTCCGCGCCCACCGATGTCATCGGCGGCACCACCCCGGCCGCAGTCGGCCTCGGCGTCCGCGCCGCCGGCATCGACACCGACTGGACTCAGGGTGCCACCCAGACCACCGGCAAGGCCACCAACCTCACGCTCAATGGCGACGGGTTCTTCGTCATCCGCTCAGCCGGCCAGACTCAGTACACCCGCGCCGGTAACTTCACCACCGACGACAGCGGCACCCTGGTCACCCCCGATGGGGCCCGCGTCCAGGGGTGGGGAGCGGCCGGCGGCGTGGTCAACAGCGGCGTCGCACCCAGCACCATCACCATCCCGCTGAACGTGCAGTCCCCGGCCGTGGCGACCACGAGCGCCACAGCCACCGGCAACCTCCCCTCGGACGCCGCGGCCGGCGCCGTCGTCTCCTCGAGCGTGCGGGTACACGACGCCGCCGGCGGCGAACGCACGTTGACGCTCACCTTCACCAGCTCCGGCGGCGGCAGCTGGAGCGTCAACGCCGCCGATGCGAACGGGGCCACCGCCTCCGGCCCCCTCGCCTTCACCGCAGGGGCGCGCAGCACGGGTGGCACACTCGCCGTCGGCGGCATCAGCGTGGACATGACCCAGATGACGGTCTACGCCGGAGCCACCTCCGCTGGCATCACCAAGCAGAATGGCTCCGCCGCGGGCGCCCTCCAGTCCTTCACCTTCGACCAGGACGGCACCATCGAGGGGTCGTTCTCCAACGGCGCCCGCCTGGCGATCGGCCGGGTCGCCGTGGCGACTTTCTCCAACCCGAGCGGCTTCCAGAAAGCGGGGAGCTCCGCGTTCACCGCCACGGCCGACTCCGGTATCCCGCAGGTCGCCGCCGACTCCGGAACCGGCACCATCACCGTCGGCGCGTACGAAGGCTCCAACGTCGACCTCGGCAGGGAGTTCACCAACCTGATCGTCTCCCAGCGTGCGTTCCAGGCCAGTGCCCGTGTCATCACCACCAGCGACGAAATCCTGCAGGAGCTGACCCAGCTCAAGAGCCGCTGA